From a single Pseudomonas cremoricolorata genomic region:
- the urtC gene encoding urea ABC transporter permease subunit UrtC encodes MNQPLLVTATQKAGPRLSLAIGAMVLLMLIALPLLSLLPDSHSLHVSAYTLTLVGKILCYAIVALALDLVWGYAGLLSLGHGLFFALGGYAMGMYLMRQAAGDGLPAFMNFLSWQELPWYWAGTQHFAWALCLVVLAPGLLALVFGYFAFRSRIKGVYFSIMTQALTFAGMLLFFRNETGFGGNNGFTNFRSVLGFDITAPGTRAVLFLLTVALLASSLYLGWRLAQSKFGRVLTALRDAENRVMFCGYDPRGFKLFIWVLSAVLCGLAGALYVPQVGIINPGEMSPTNSIEAAVWVALGGRGTLIGPLLGAGLVNGFKSWFTVAFPEVWLFFLGALFIVVTLFLPKGLVGLLKKRDEP; translated from the coding sequence ATGAACCAGCCACTGCTTGTCACTGCCACGCAAAAAGCCGGGCCCCGGCTATCCCTGGCCATCGGCGCCATGGTGCTGCTGATGCTGATCGCACTGCCGCTGCTGTCGCTGTTGCCCGACAGTCACAGCCTGCACGTCTCGGCGTATACCCTGACCCTGGTCGGCAAGATCCTGTGCTACGCCATCGTCGCGCTGGCACTCGACCTGGTCTGGGGTTACGCCGGGCTGCTGTCGCTCGGGCACGGGCTGTTCTTCGCCCTCGGCGGCTACGCCATGGGCATGTACCTGATGCGCCAAGCCGCAGGCGATGGCCTGCCTGCCTTCATGAACTTTCTGTCGTGGCAGGAGCTGCCCTGGTACTGGGCCGGCACCCAGCATTTCGCCTGGGCCTTGTGCCTGGTGGTGCTGGCACCGGGCTTGCTGGCCCTGGTGTTCGGCTACTTCGCCTTCCGCTCGCGGATCAAGGGGGTGTATTTCTCGATCATGACCCAGGCACTGACCTTTGCCGGGATGCTGCTGTTCTTCCGTAACGAGACCGGCTTTGGCGGCAACAATGGTTTCACCAACTTTCGCAGCGTGCTCGGCTTTGACATCACCGCACCGGGCACCCGCGCTGTGCTGTTCCTGCTCACCGTGGCGCTGCTGGCGAGCAGCCTTTACCTCGGCTGGCGCCTGGCCCAGAGCAAGTTCGGTCGGGTACTGACCGCCCTGCGCGACGCCGAGAATCGCGTGATGTTCTGCGGTTACGACCCGCGAGGCTTCAAGCTGTTCATCTGGGTGCTCAGCGCCGTGCTCTGTGGCCTGGCCGGGGCGTTGTACGTGCCGCAGGTGGGCATCATCAATCCCGGCGAAATGTCGCCGACCAACTCCATCGAAGCGGCGGTCTGGGTCGCGCTGGGCGGTCGCGGCACGCTGATCGGGCCGCTGCTGGGTGCGGGCCTGGTCAATGGCTTCAAGAGCTGGTTCACCGTGGCGTTCCCGGAAGTCTGGCTGTTCTTCCTCGGCGCGCTGTTCATCGTGGTCACGCTGTTCCTGCCCAAAGGGCTGGTCGGCCTGTTGAAGAAAAGGGACGAGCCATGA
- the urtD gene encoding urea ABC transporter ATP-binding protein UrtD, whose translation MRPAPIHPHCMLEPIIDAGQGREAIGLGHVAAPGLDARHGTVLTLEDITVSFDGFKAIDALDLYIGVGELRCIIGPNGAGKTTLMDVITGKTRPTRGKAWFGDTLDLTRMSEVQIAQAGIGRKFQKPTVFEALTVFDNLELALKTDKSVWACLGARLSEEQRGRIDDVLGTIGLQAARGRAAGLLSHGQKQFLEIGMLLMQDPQLLLLDEPVAGMTDAETEFTAELFKRLAGKHSLMVVEHDMGFVGSIADHVTVLHQGRVLAEGSLQQVQADERVIEVYLGR comes from the coding sequence ATGAGACCTGCGCCGATTCATCCTCACTGCATGCTCGAGCCGATCATCGATGCCGGCCAAGGGCGGGAAGCCATTGGTCTTGGCCATGTGGCTGCGCCGGGTCTGGATGCGCGCCATGGGACGGTGCTGACCCTCGAAGACATCACCGTCAGTTTCGACGGCTTCAAAGCCATCGACGCCCTCGACCTCTACATCGGCGTCGGCGAACTGCGCTGCATCATTGGCCCCAACGGCGCGGGCAAGACCACGCTGATGGACGTCATCACGGGCAAGACCCGTCCCACCCGTGGCAAGGCCTGGTTCGGCGATACCCTCGACCTGACCCGCATGAGTGAAGTGCAGATCGCCCAGGCCGGCATCGGCCGCAAGTTCCAAAAACCCACGGTGTTCGAAGCGCTGACGGTATTCGACAACCTTGAGCTGGCGCTCAAGACCGACAAATCAGTGTGGGCCTGCCTGGGCGCGCGACTGAGTGAGGAGCAGCGCGGGCGCATCGACGACGTGCTCGGCACGATCGGCCTGCAAGCTGCGCGTGGCCGTGCTGCCGGATTGCTGTCCCACGGGCAGAAGCAATTTCTCGAAATCGGCATGTTGCTGATGCAAGACCCACAACTGCTGTTGCTCGACGAGCCAGTGGCCGGCATGACCGACGCCGAGACCGAATTCACCGCCGAGCTGTTCAAGCGTCTGGCCGGCAAGCATTCGCTGATGGTGGTGGAGCACGACATGGGCTTCGTCGGCAGCATTGCCGACCACGTCACCGTGCTGCACCAGGGCCGCGTGCTGGCCGAGGGGTCGCTGCAGCAGGTGCAGGCAGATGAGCGAGTGATCGAGGTCTACCTCGGCCGCTGA
- the urtE gene encoding urea ABC transporter ATP-binding subunit UrtE translates to MLQVEKLHQYYGGSHILRGLSFDVRIGEVTCLLGRNGVGKTTLLKVLMGLLPAREGVVRWEGRSITAAKPHRRVQSGIAYVPQGREIFARLTVEENLLMGLSCFTGPQARQVPPFIYELFPVLLDMKHRRGGDLSGGQQQQLAIGRALASRPRLLILDEPTEGIQPSVIKEIGSVIKSLAARGDMAILLVEQFYDFAAELADQYLVMSRGEIVQRGAGPQMEAEGVRGLVAI, encoded by the coding sequence ATGTTGCAAGTAGAAAAGCTTCACCAGTACTACGGCGGCAGCCACATCCTGCGCGGGCTGTCGTTCGACGTGAGGATCGGCGAAGTCACCTGCCTGCTGGGGCGCAATGGCGTGGGCAAGACCACGCTGCTCAAGGTGCTGATGGGCCTGCTGCCGGCAAGGGAAGGGGTGGTGAGGTGGGAGGGGCGCTCGATCACCGCCGCCAAACCGCACCGCCGCGTGCAGTCCGGTATCGCCTACGTGCCCCAGGGGCGGGAGATTTTCGCCCGCCTGACCGTGGAAGAGAACCTGTTGATGGGGCTGTCCTGCTTCACAGGCCCGCAGGCCAGGCAAGTTCCCCCGTTCATCTACGAACTGTTCCCGGTGCTGTTGGATATGAAGCATCGGCGTGGCGGTGATTTGTCTGGGGGGCAGCAGCAACAGTTGGCCATTGGCCGAGCGCTCGCCAGCCGGCCTCGGCTGTTGATTCTCGATGAACCCACCGAAGGCATTCAGCCTTCGGTGATCAAGGAAATCGGCAGCGTGATCAAGTCCCTCGCCGCGCGTGGCGACATGGCGATTCTGCTGGTCGAGCAGTTCTACGATTTTGCCGCCGAACTGGCCGACCAGTACCTGGTCATGTCCAGGGGTGAAATCGTCCAGCGTGGCGCTGGGCCGCAGATGGAGGCCGAGGGTGTGCGCGGGCTGGTCGCCATCTAG
- a CDS encoding potassium-transporting ATPase subunit F — MSMIDGASLLLAVALAGYLLVALLRTGRQ; from the coding sequence ATGTCCATGATTGACGGTGCGTCGCTGCTGCTGGCAGTGGCGCTGGCGGGGTATCTGCTGGTCGCGCTGCTGCGCACCGGTCGCCAATAG